The Sphingobium sp. BYY-5 genome contains a region encoding:
- the mreC gene encoding rod shape-determining protein MreC: MARPPSRRPGINRKAQYSLFASYVVAVAGAVAGLLLVVVAVFDPTGFSGLRTVTAELMRPVSTGLKNMVSGVNSIDEVLASYWHAGSQNVALRRQVEADRNRIIEAKAVRQENARLKKLLKLVDEDQSDLLTARLISSSPSSTRRFARLNAGHWQGVRPGMPVRATEGLIGRVHSTTPNTAEVLLLTDTGNIVPVRRANDSVPAISTGAGDGSLEIRALSAGRNPFKPGDLLVTSGIGGIYQPNIPVAVVVRVEGEIAWGFPLANPSRVDAVVVERAFEQVVTRGDPGVAAQQETAPASNASVP; this comes from the coding sequence ATGGCGCGGCCACCCAGCCGACGCCCCGGCATCAACCGGAAGGCGCAATATAGCCTCTTTGCAAGCTATGTAGTGGCGGTTGCCGGAGCGGTAGCCGGCTTACTGCTGGTCGTGGTCGCGGTCTTCGACCCGACCGGCTTTTCTGGCCTGCGGACCGTCACGGCCGAACTGATGCGTCCTGTGTCCACAGGGCTGAAGAATATGGTGAGCGGCGTCAACTCGATCGACGAAGTCCTGGCCTCCTATTGGCACGCGGGGTCGCAGAATGTCGCGCTGCGCCGTCAGGTCGAGGCGGATCGCAATCGCATCATCGAAGCGAAGGCGGTCAGGCAGGAAAATGCGCGCCTGAAAAAGCTGTTGAAACTGGTCGACGAAGATCAAAGCGACCTGTTGACCGCACGGCTCATCAGTTCCTCCCCCAGCAGCACGCGGCGTTTCGCACGACTCAATGCGGGACATTGGCAAGGTGTCCGCCCCGGAATGCCGGTCCGCGCCACCGAAGGGCTGATCGGCCGCGTGCACAGCACGACGCCCAACACCGCCGAAGTCTTGTTGCTGACCGATACCGGCAATATCGTTCCGGTTCGCCGCGCCAATGACAGTGTGCCGGCCATTTCTACCGGTGCGGGCGATGGCTCGCTCGAAATTCGCGCCCTTTCGGCAGGACGCAACCCGTTCAAGCCCGGCGATCTGCTGGTGACGTCGGGTATCGGCGGCATTTACCAGCCCAATATTCCGGTGGCCGTGGTGGTCCGCGTCGAGGGGGAGATCGCCTGGGGCTTTCCGCTGGCTAACCCATCGCGCGTAGACGCGGTGGTGGTCGAGCGCGCTTTCGAGCAGGTGGTGACACGCGGCGATCCGGGCGTGGCCGCGCAACAGGAGACCGCGCCCGCCAGCAACGCGAGCGTGCCGTGA
- a CDS encoding rod shape-determining protein: protein MSIFSRLFKFSSQDMAIDLGTANTVVYVRGRGIVLNEPSVVAVETLNGVKRVKAVGEDAKLMMGKTPDSIEAIRPLRDGVIADIDVAEQMIKHFITKVHGGKHSPWRAPEIVICVPSGSTSVERRAIRDAASNAGASQVFLIEEPMAAAIGADMPVTEPIGSMVVDIGGGTTEVAVLSLRGLAYTTSVRVGGDKMDEAIVSFVRRHHNLLIGEATAERIKKQFGVAQPPEDGVGETIHIKGRDLVNGVPKEISINQGQIADALAEPISTIVEGVRIALENTAPELAADIVDQGIVLTGGGALLKGLDDELRDETGLPVTIAEDPLTCVAIGTGRAMEDPIFRGVLQTA, encoded by the coding sequence ATGTCGATCTTCTCGCGTCTCTTCAAATTCTCCTCGCAGGATATGGCCATCGACCTGGGCACCGCCAATACGGTGGTCTATGTGCGCGGGCGTGGCATCGTGCTCAACGAACCTTCGGTGGTGGCGGTCGAGACGCTGAACGGCGTCAAACGGGTCAAGGCCGTTGGCGAAGACGCCAAGCTGATGATGGGCAAGACCCCGGATTCGATCGAAGCCATCCGCCCTCTGCGAGACGGCGTGATCGCCGACATCGACGTCGCCGAACAGATGATTAAGCATTTCATCACCAAGGTGCATGGCGGCAAGCACAGCCCCTGGCGCGCGCCGGAAATCGTGATCTGCGTGCCCAGCGGCTCGACCAGCGTCGAGCGCCGCGCCATCCGCGACGCCGCCAGCAACGCCGGCGCGTCACAGGTATTCCTGATCGAGGAGCCGATGGCCGCTGCGATCGGCGCCGACATGCCCGTGACCGAGCCGATCGGTTCGATGGTCGTCGATATCGGCGGCGGCACCACCGAGGTCGCCGTGCTGTCGCTCCGTGGCCTGGCCTACACCACCTCGGTCCGCGTCGGCGGCGACAAGATGGACGAAGCGATCGTGTCCTTCGTCCGCCGCCATCACAACCTGCTGATCGGCGAAGCTACGGCGGAGCGGATCAAGAAGCAGTTCGGCGTCGCCCAGCCGCCTGAGGATGGCGTGGGCGAGACGATCCATATCAAGGGCCGCGACTTGGTGAACGGTGTGCCGAAGGAAATCTCGATCAACCAGGGCCAGATCGCCGATGCATTGGCAGAACCGATCAGCACCATCGTCGAAGGCGTGCGGATCGCGCTGGAAAATACCGCGCCCGAACTGGCGGCCGACATTGTCGACCAGGGCATCGTCCTGACCGGCGGCGGCGCGCTGCTCAAGGGGCTGGACGACGAACTGCGCGATGAGACGGGCCTGCCCGTCACGATCGCCGAAGATCCGCTGACCTGCGTTGCGATCGGCACCGGTCGCGCGATGGAAGACCCGATCTTCCGGGGTGTGCTGCAAACCGCCTGA
- the rodA gene encoding rod shape-determining protein RodA — protein MSLIPQPLTQFPWRVLLLLLAIATFGTLVLYSAAGGSIFPWAVNQGVRFCIFSVMALVLSRVPVELFARFAFPAYGAILLALVLVELIGGVAGGSQRWINLGFMQLQPSEFMKPIIVLAVARFYAMLPVGEIRRWNAIWPALVLIGFPWALVLIQPDLGTATMILAGGITVMFLAGLPLRLFVGSGLALAAVVPIAFSFLHDYQKNRVLIFMDPESDPLGAGYHISQSKIAIGSGGMWGKGFLQGTQSHLDYLPEGHTDFVFATMAEEWGLLGGVLLIGGFMLLFRWGIRVSMRTQDKFARLVAAGLTTTIFFYVAINLMMVMGLAPVVGIPLPFMSYGGSSMLTVMLCVGIIMAIDRSTRRRANPGNWA, from the coding sequence ATGAGCCTCATTCCCCAACCCCTGACCCAATTCCCCTGGCGCGTGCTGCTATTGCTGCTGGCCATCGCCACCTTCGGGACGCTGGTGCTCTATAGCGCTGCGGGCGGCAGCATCTTTCCCTGGGCCGTCAACCAGGGTGTCCGCTTCTGCATCTTTTCCGTCATGGCGCTGGTACTTAGCCGTGTGCCGGTGGAATTGTTCGCCCGCTTCGCTTTCCCCGCCTACGGCGCGATACTGCTCGCGCTCGTGCTGGTGGAACTGATCGGCGGCGTGGCCGGCGGCAGCCAGCGCTGGATCAATCTGGGCTTCATGCAGTTGCAACCGTCCGAGTTCATGAAGCCCATCATCGTCCTGGCCGTCGCCCGCTTCTACGCCATGCTGCCGGTGGGCGAAATCCGCCGCTGGAACGCGATATGGCCGGCGCTCGTCCTCATCGGCTTCCCCTGGGCGCTGGTCCTCATCCAACCGGACCTGGGGACCGCCACTATGATCCTGGCCGGCGGCATCACCGTGATGTTCCTGGCCGGCCTGCCACTGCGGCTGTTCGTTGGTTCCGGCCTGGCCCTGGCCGCCGTCGTCCCCATCGCCTTCAGCTTCCTCCATGATTACCAGAAGAACCGCGTCCTCATCTTCATGGACCCGGAAAGCGATCCGCTGGGCGCGGGCTATCATATCAGCCAGTCCAAGATCGCGATCGGTTCGGGCGGCATGTGGGGCAAGGGTTTCCTGCAAGGCACACAGAGCCATCTCGACTATCTGCCCGAAGGCCACACCGATTTTGTCTTCGCAACCATGGCGGAGGAATGGGGGCTGCTGGGCGGCGTGCTGCTGATCGGCGGGTTCATGCTGCTGTTCCGTTGGGGTATTCGCGTTTCGATGCGCACGCAGGACAAGTTCGCACGGCTGGTCGCTGCGGGCCTGACCACCACCATATTCTTTTATGTCGCGATCAACCTGATGATGGTGATGGGCCTGGCGCCGGTGGTGGGCATTCCCCTGCCCTTCATGTCCTACGGCGGATCGTCGATGCTGACGGTCATGCTGTGCGTGGGGATCATCATGGCGATCGACCGATCGACCAGACGTCGCGCAAACCCGGGGAACTGGGCCTGA
- a CDS encoding IS256 family transposase: MPRRKEPAIPADLLDQLLAGSDAASALQQGGLLDSLKKALAERALNAEMDYHLGDAPQVGNSRNGYGRKTVVTDTGKIEIEVPRDRHASFDPQLIAKYQRRFPGFDDKIVSMYARGMSTREIVGHLRDLYGIDVSPDLISTVTDAVLEEVAAWQARPLDPAYPLVFFDAIRVKIRDEGLVRNKAIHIALGVRADGGKVVLGLWIEQNEGAKFWLRVMNELRNRGVEDIMLAVVDGLKGFPEAITAVFPEAIVQTCIVHLLRNSMDFVSWKDRKALAGALKTVYRATDAIAAEEALTAFEAGEWGRRYPAIGQSWRRAWAEVIPFFAFPDEVRRIVYTTNAIEALNAQLRRAVRARGHFPSDDSATKLLYLILNRSEKEWKMPPREWSMAKAQFAVLFGERFIKAMAA, from the coding sequence ATGCCTCGACGCAAGGAGCCGGCGATCCCGGCTGATTTACTCGATCAACTCTTGGCCGGCAGCGATGCCGCCAGTGCGCTCCAGCAGGGCGGCCTGCTGGATTCATTGAAGAAGGCGCTGGCCGAACGGGCGCTCAACGCCGAGATGGATTACCACCTTGGCGATGCCCCGCAGGTCGGGAACAGCCGCAATGGCTATGGCCGCAAGACGGTGGTGACGGACACCGGCAAGATCGAGATCGAGGTGCCGCGCGATCGTCATGCCAGCTTTGATCCGCAACTGATCGCCAAGTACCAGCGCCGGTTTCCGGGCTTCGACGACAAGATCGTCTCGATGTATGCGCGCGGCATGAGCACACGGGAGATCGTCGGGCACTTGCGCGATCTGTACGGTATCGACGTCTCGCCGGACCTGATCTCGACGGTGACCGACGCCGTGCTCGAAGAGGTCGCCGCCTGGCAGGCCCGACCGCTCGATCCGGCCTATCCGCTGGTTTTCTTCGACGCGATCCGGGTCAAGATCCGTGACGAAGGTCTGGTCCGCAACAAGGCTATCCACATCGCGCTGGGCGTGCGTGCCGATGGCGGCAAGGTCGTCCTGGGCCTGTGGATCGAGCAGAACGAGGGCGCCAAATTCTGGCTGCGGGTGATGAACGAGCTGAGGAACCGCGGTGTTGAGGACATCATGCTGGCCGTCGTAGACGGCCTGAAGGGCTTTCCAGAGGCCATCACCGCCGTGTTCCCCGAGGCGATCGTCCAAACCTGCATCGTCCACCTGCTGCGCAACTCGATGGACTTCGTGTCGTGGAAGGATCGCAAGGCGCTCGCTGGTGCACTGAAGACCGTCTACCGCGCCACCGATGCCATCGCTGCCGAGGAGGCCCTGACAGCCTTCGAGGCCGGCGAATGGGGTCGGCGCTATCCTGCGATCGGCCAGAGCTGGCGCCGTGCATGGGCCGAGGTTATCCCGTTCTTTGCCTTCCCCGACGAGGTCCGCCGCATCGTTTATACGACAAACGCCATCGAGGCGTTGAATGCCCAGCTTCGACGGGCGGTCAGGGCCAGGGGGCACTTTCCCAGCGACGATTCAGCGACCAAGCTGCTCTATCTGATCTTGAACCGATCCGAGAAAGAGTGGAAAATGCCGCCACGTGAGTGGTCCATGGCCAAGGCCCAGTTCGCCGTGCTGTTCGGAGAACGCTTCATCAAGGCCATGGCAGCGTAA
- the mutL gene encoding DNA mismatch repair endonuclease MutL, giving the protein MSIRRLPEHLVNRIAAGEVVERPASALKEIVENALDAGATRIAVRLSSGGLDRIEVSDDGCGMDSADMALALERHATSKLPDDAIENVATLGFRGEALPSIASVARLSIDSRPRGSDGWNRTVDNGQLVAEGPAALPPGTRVTVDQLFAKVPARRKFLRSPKSEYAACLDIIRRLAMAHPSVAFSVEHDGRRVLGVQENEAREDRVAALTDRQLADNHVIVSLEREGIRLSGVASLPTYNRGVGDHQYLFVNGRPVRDRLLIGALRGAYADMLARDRHPVVALFLDVPPLEVDVNVHPAKTEVRFRDPALIRGMIVSGLRRALDAEGFRAVQHADPAALSAWKPEPVSPTPIGAMPIFEAASSPVNYNPLAQPSFADRRPSFLTPPPQARAEPAAMPTPEAQSFPLGVARGQVARTYIVAEAEDGLVIVDQHAAHERLTLERMRRAMEGQGVASQALLLPEVVELDEPACDRLEARVAELKEFGLDLERFGPSAMLVRAVPAMLGQSDVQGLVTDLADDLAAYDSALSLKERLDLVAATMACHGSVRAGRVLSVAEMNALLREMEVTPRSGQCNHGRPTWVKLGHGDIEKLFGRK; this is encoded by the coding sequence ATGTCAATACGCCGTCTACCCGAACATTTGGTCAATCGTATCGCTGCGGGCGAAGTGGTCGAAAGACCCGCCAGCGCGCTCAAGGAAATTGTTGAAAACGCTTTGGACGCCGGGGCGACTCGTATCGCCGTTCGTCTGTCGAGCGGTGGGCTGGACCGGATCGAGGTCAGCGATGATGGCTGCGGCATGGATTCGGCCGATATGGCGCTGGCGCTGGAGCGTCACGCGACCTCCAAACTGCCCGACGATGCCATTGAAAATGTGGCGACTCTGGGCTTCCGCGGGGAAGCCTTGCCGTCGATCGCCAGCGTCGCACGGCTATCGATCGACAGTCGCCCGCGCGGAAGCGACGGCTGGAACCGCACCGTCGACAATGGCCAGTTGGTGGCGGAAGGGCCGGCGGCATTGCCGCCCGGCACGCGCGTCACCGTCGACCAGCTCTTCGCCAAGGTGCCCGCGCGCCGCAAATTCCTGCGATCGCCCAAGTCCGAATATGCCGCCTGCCTCGACATTATCCGCCGTCTCGCCATGGCGCATCCGTCCGTCGCCTTCTCCGTGGAGCATGATGGCCGCCGTGTGCTGGGCGTGCAGGAAAATGAGGCGCGGGAGGATCGGGTCGCTGCGTTGACCGACCGGCAACTGGCCGACAATCATGTGATCGTGTCGCTGGAGCGAGAGGGTATCCGCCTGTCCGGCGTCGCTTCGCTGCCGACCTACAATCGCGGCGTGGGCGATCACCAATATCTGTTCGTCAATGGCCGGCCGGTGCGCGACCGGCTGCTGATCGGCGCGTTACGTGGCGCCTATGCCGATATGCTGGCGCGCGATCGGCATCCGGTGGTGGCGCTCTTCCTGGACGTGCCGCCGCTGGAGGTGGATGTTAACGTCCACCCGGCCAAGACCGAAGTCCGCTTCCGCGATCCGGCGCTGATCCGTGGCATGATCGTTTCCGGCCTGCGCCGCGCGCTCGATGCCGAGGGGTTTCGCGCGGTGCAACATGCCGACCCGGCGGCCCTGTCCGCCTGGAAGCCGGAACCGGTCTCCCCCACACCGATAGGGGCCATGCCGATCTTCGAAGCGGCTTCGTCACCGGTCAACTACAACCCGCTGGCGCAACCCTCCTTTGCCGATCGCCGCCCATCCTTCCTCACGCCGCCGCCCCAGGCTCGCGCCGAGCCCGCCGCCATGCCCACACCGGAGGCGCAGAGCTTTCCCCTGGGCGTCGCGCGCGGCCAGGTAGCCCGCACCTATATCGTGGCGGAGGCGGAGGACGGCCTGGTCATCGTCGATCAACATGCCGCGCATGAGCGGCTGACGCTCGAACGAATGCGCCGCGCGATGGAGGGGCAAGGCGTCGCCAGCCAAGCGCTGTTGCTGCCCGAAGTGGTGGAACTGGACGAACCGGCCTGCGACCGGCTGGAAGCGCGTGTGGCGGAGTTGAAGGAATTTGGCCTCGACCTGGAGCGTTTCGGCCCCTCAGCCATGCTGGTGCGCGCCGTTCCCGCCATGTTGGGGCAATCGGACGTGCAGGGCCTTGTCACCGATCTCGCCGACGATCTCGCCGCCTATGACAGCGCTCTGTCGCTCAAGGAACGGCTCGATCTCGTCGCTGCGACCATGGCCTGCCACGGATCGGTGCGCGCGGGCCGGGTGCTGAGCGTCGCGGAAATGAACGCCCTGCTGCGCGAAATGGAAGTCACGCCCAGGAGCGGTCAGTGCAACCATGGCCGCCCGACCTGGGTGAAGCTGGGCCATGGCGATATCGAGAAGCTGTTCGGGCGGAAATAG
- the mreD gene encoding rod shape-determining protein MreD translates to MIDPHLLHVPRLGRYPGQFRLIGTPVITVMLGSLASAILPLIAQSPVMPLFGLLLLLSWRLLRPELWRAWIALPLGLFDDLVSGQPIGSAMFLWTVALIGIDAIDHRMVWRSYKQDWLIASVAIIFCISGGVFFARITGGGEIRLLLVAPQMVWSVLLFPFMIRQCARIDRWRVMA, encoded by the coding sequence GTGATCGACCCGCATCTGCTGCATGTGCCGCGCCTCGGCCGATATCCGGGCCAGTTTCGCCTGATCGGCACGCCGGTCATCACGGTGATGCTGGGTTCCCTTGCCAGCGCCATACTACCCCTGATTGCCCAGTCGCCGGTCATGCCGCTCTTCGGCCTGCTGCTGCTGCTGTCCTGGCGGTTGCTGCGGCCGGAACTGTGGCGCGCCTGGATCGCCCTGCCGCTCGGCCTGTTCGACGATCTGGTGAGCGGACAGCCCATCGGGTCCGCCATGTTCCTGTGGACCGTCGCGCTGATCGGAATAGACGCCATCGACCATCGCATGGTGTGGCGCAGCTATAAGCAGGACTGGCTAATCGCTTCTGTCGCCATTATCTTCTGTATATCCGGAGGTGTGTTCTTCGCGCGGATCACGGGCGGAGGCGAAATAAGATTGCTGTTGGTCGCGCCGCAAATGGTCTGGTCGGTCCTGCTCTTTCCCTTCATGATCCGGCAATGCGCCCGGATCGATCGCTGGCGCGTAATGGCATGA
- the istB gene encoding IS21-like element helper ATPase IstB, with protein MRHDPASGAIVVMLRSLKMHGMAQAVTDLMEQGSPAFEAAIPILSQLLKAETAEREVRSVAYQLKIARFPVYRDLAGFDFTSSEVNEALVRQLHRCDFIDIADNIVLVGGPGTGKSHVATALGIQAIEHHRKRVRFFSTVELVNALEQEKAQGKAGQIANRLLHSDLVILDELGYLPFSASGGALLFHLLSKLYERTSVIITTNLSFSEWATVFGDAKMTTALLDRLTHHCHILETGNDSFRFKNSSAKQIRTERRKPRVDPPMTPET; from the coding sequence ATGCGTCATGACCCTGCCAGCGGCGCCATCGTCGTCATGCTCCGCAGCCTCAAGATGCATGGCATGGCGCAGGCCGTCACCGATCTCATGGAACAGGGATCTCCAGCCTTCGAAGCCGCCATTCCGATCCTCTCCCAGTTGCTCAAAGCCGAGACAGCAGAACGGGAGGTTCGATCTGTGGCCTATCAGCTTAAGATCGCGCGCTTCCCTGTCTATCGCGATCTGGCCGGCTTCGACTTTACCAGTAGCGAGGTCAATGAAGCTCTGGTGCGTCAGTTGCATCGCTGCGACTTCATCGACATCGCCGACAATATCGTGCTGGTCGGCGGTCCTGGCACCGGCAAGAGCCATGTGGCAACGGCGCTGGGCATCCAGGCCATCGAACATCATCGAAAGCGCGTCCGCTTCTTCTCGACGGTCGAACTGGTCAATGCGCTCGAGCAGGAAAAAGCACAGGGCAAGGCCGGTCAGATCGCCAATCGCCTCCTGCACTCTGATCTCGTTATCCTGGATGAGCTTGGATATCTGCCGTTCAGTGCTTCAGGGGGCGCGCTGCTCTTCCATCTGCTGAGCAAACTCTACGAGCGCACCAGCGTCATCATCACCACAAACCTCAGCTTCAGCGAATGGGCCACCGTGTTCGGCGACGCCAAAATGACCACGGCGCTTCTCGATCGGCTTACCCATCATTGCCACATCCTGGAGACCGGCAACGATAGCTTCCGCTTCAAAAACAGCTCTGCCAAGCAGATCAGAACCGAAAGGAGAAAACCACGGGTTGACCCGCCCATGACACCCGAAACATAA
- the mrdA gene encoding penicillin-binding protein 2: MKLLKSKRKIVTEATQSFTFSRRAMVVGGLQGAVGALLVGRMAWISVAENEKYSLLSESNRVNLTLIPPRRGWILDRHGKPLANNRTDFRVDLIPQRVVDGEATIRHLAQLLSLEPDDVDRIREELDKSAGFRPVQIADKLTYDQFAAISVRLPDLPGVAPSQGFSRYYPAGATVGHLLGYVGAATAEDYKARKDPLLITPGFKVGKDGLEKAFDRHLTGKPGAKRVEVTARGKIVRELTTRPDTPGKSIQLTIDAGLQEFAGRRLATQSGSVVVIDCTNGDVLAMASMPSFDPNSFSDGISHMEWDMLSKDDHVPLRNKTLQGLYPPGSTVKPMVALALLEAGVGPQETISCGGAIRVGNTLFHCHKRRGHGPLNMRGAIAQSCDIYFYQMAQRIGMDRIAQMARRAGMGQRFDLPFPSQSFGTVPDPAWKERKYNKPWQVYDTVNATIGQGYMLINPLQMAVMAARLATGRQLMPNFVLGAQRPAPAPVGATEEHLAIIRDAMSAVVNGGGTGGAARMNIPGVLIAGKTGTAQVRRITMAERAGGVRGNSSLAFKLRDHALFQGFAPFDNPRYAVACIIEHGGHMIRNEDAPMIASDTMSYLFDPDKAMEKLVTLEKGWGGTPAERQARQMAAFRLTKAIEKGQAPPPVADTATNAASNTTAPAASPAAAPDDADDIPPPPGSDATDAP; this comes from the coding sequence ATGAAGCTCCTAAAATCCAAGCGCAAGATCGTTACCGAAGCCACTCAATCCTTTACCTTTTCTCGTCGCGCGATGGTCGTGGGAGGGTTGCAGGGTGCCGTTGGCGCGCTGCTGGTCGGCCGCATGGCCTGGATCAGCGTGGCGGAAAATGAGAAGTACAGCCTTCTTTCGGAAAGCAACCGCGTCAACCTGACGCTCATCCCCCCGCGGCGCGGCTGGATACTCGACCGGCACGGCAAGCCGCTGGCCAATAACCGCACCGATTTCCGCGTCGACCTTATCCCGCAGAGGGTGGTCGACGGCGAAGCCACGATCCGGCATCTCGCCCAGTTGCTGAGCCTGGAACCGGACGATGTGGACCGCATCCGCGAGGAACTGGACAAATCGGCGGGATTCCGCCCCGTCCAGATTGCCGACAAGCTGACCTATGACCAATTTGCCGCCATCAGCGTCCGTCTGCCCGACCTCCCCGGCGTGGCGCCCAGTCAGGGCTTTTCGCGCTATTATCCGGCTGGCGCCACGGTAGGACATCTGCTCGGCTATGTCGGCGCGGCCACGGCGGAGGATTATAAGGCGCGCAAAGATCCGCTGCTGATTACGCCGGGCTTCAAGGTCGGCAAGGACGGGCTTGAGAAGGCGTTCGACCGGCACCTGACCGGAAAACCCGGCGCCAAGCGGGTGGAAGTGACGGCGCGCGGCAAGATCGTTCGTGAACTCACCACGCGGCCCGATACGCCCGGCAAGTCCATCCAACTGACGATCGACGCCGGGCTGCAGGAATTTGCGGGGCGGCGCCTTGCGACGCAGAGCGGTTCGGTGGTCGTCATCGATTGCACCAATGGCGACGTGCTCGCCATGGCCTCCATGCCCAGTTTCGATCCCAACAGCTTTTCCGACGGCATCAGCCATATGGAATGGGACATGCTGTCGAAGGACGATCATGTCCCCTTGCGCAACAAGACCCTGCAGGGCCTCTATCCGCCCGGATCGACGGTCAAGCCGATGGTGGCGCTGGCCCTGCTGGAGGCCGGTGTCGGGCCGCAGGAGACGATCAGTTGCGGCGGCGCGATCCGCGTCGGCAATACGCTGTTCCATTGCCACAAGCGCCGCGGCCATGGTCCACTCAACATGCGCGGCGCGATCGCGCAGAGCTGCGACATCTATTTCTACCAGATGGCGCAGCGCATCGGGATGGACCGGATCGCACAGATGGCGCGACGCGCCGGCATGGGCCAGCGTTTCGATCTGCCCTTCCCCAGCCAGAGCTTTGGGACGGTCCCCGACCCGGCCTGGAAAGAACGCAAATATAACAAGCCCTGGCAGGTGTACGACACGGTGAACGCGACCATCGGTCAGGGCTATATGCTCATCAACCCGCTGCAGATGGCGGTGATGGCGGCGCGCCTGGCGACCGGCAGGCAACTGATGCCGAACTTCGTGCTAGGCGCTCAGCGCCCTGCGCCCGCGCCCGTGGGGGCCACCGAGGAGCATCTGGCCATCATTCGCGACGCGATGAGCGCCGTGGTCAATGGCGGCGGCACGGGTGGTGCGGCGCGGATGAACATTCCCGGCGTGCTGATCGCGGGCAAGACCGGCACCGCGCAGGTGCGGCGCATCACCATGGCCGAGCGCGCCGGTGGCGTGCGCGGCAACAGCTCGCTCGCCTTCAAGCTGCGCGACCATGCCCTGTTTCAGGGTTTTGCCCCATTCGACAATCCGCGCTACGCCGTCGCCTGCATCATAGAGCATGGCGGGCACATGATCCGGAACGAAGACGCGCCGATGATCGCCAGCGACACCATGTCCTATCTGTTCGATCCCGACAAGGCGATGGAGAAGCTGGTCACGCTGGAAAAGGGTTGGGGCGGTACGCCCGCCGAGCGACAAGCGCGGCAGATGGCGGCCTTCCGCCTCACCAAGGCGATCGAGAAGGGACAGGCACCTCCCCCCGTCGCAGACACTGCCACCAACGCGGCCTCCAACACGACAGCGCCAGCCGCTTCTCCCGCCGCAGCGCCAGACGACGCCGACGACATCCCGCCGCCGCCAGGCAGCGACGCCACGGACGCGCCATGA